In Saccopteryx leptura isolate mSacLep1 chromosome 12, mSacLep1_pri_phased_curated, whole genome shotgun sequence, a genomic segment contains:
- the GNGT1 gene encoding guanine nucleotide-binding protein G(T) subunit gamma-T1, whose protein sequence is MPVINIEDLTEKDKLKMEVDQLKKEVTLERMLVSKCCEEVRDYIEERSGEDPLVKGIPEDKNPFKELKGGCVIS, encoded by the exons ATGCCGGTGATCAATATTGAAGATCTGACCGAGAAGGACAAACTGAAGATGGAAGTTGACCAGCTCAAGAAAGAAGTGACACTGGAAAGAATGCTG GTATCCAAATGTTGTGAAGAAGTAAGGGATTATATTGAAGAAAGATCTGGGGAGGATCCACTAGTAAAGGGCATCCCAGAGGACAAAAATCCCTTCAAGGAGCTCAAAGGAGGCTGTGtgatttcataa